TTCTAAAAAATCTGGTTCAGTTACCGTCTCTCATTTGCGTTTTGGTTTTCAACCAATTCATTCTACTTATTTAATTACTAAAGCTAATTTTGTCGCTTGTCATCAATGGGACTTTGTAGAAAAATTTCCCATATTGAAAGATATTATTCCTGGTGGCACTTTTTTACTAAATTCACATTATCATAAAGATGAAATTTGGAATAAATTACCTGCTGCAATGCAAACAGAGATAATTAACAAAAATATCAAATTCTATGTCATTAATGCCTACAAAGTCGCCCGTGAAGCGGGAATGGGTGGACATATTAACACCGTTATGCAGGTTTGTTTCTTTGCCATTTCCGGTGTTTTACCAAGAGAAGAAGCTATAGATCAAATTAAAAAATCTATTCGTAAAACCTACGGTAAAAAAGGTGAAGAACTTGTACAAATGAATATCCAAGCAGTTGATAAAACCTTGGAAAATCTCTATGAAATTAGGGAACGGGGAACGGGGAACAGAGAAAAGGAAAATATAAGAATGTCCTCAATTCCCGATACTGCCCCTGCATTTGTCCGCAATATATTAGGGAAAATGATAGTCCGTGAAGGTGATGATTTACCTGTGAGTGCATTACCTGTAGATGGTACATATCCCACAGGAACATCTAAATGGGAAAAACGCAATATTGCTGAAGAAATTCCGGTTTGGGATGCTGACGTTTGTATTCAATGTGGTAAATGTGTGATGGTGTGTCCCCATAGTGTCATTCGCGCTAAAGTATATGCACCAGAAGAATTAGAAAATGCCCCAACAACTTTTAAAAGTGTCAATGCAAAAGAACATGATTGGCATGATTTAAAATTTACCATTCAAGTAGCAGCAGAAGATTGTACAGGTTGCGGTATTTGTGTTGATGTTTGTCCCGCCAAAAATAAAGCCGAACCGCGCAAAAAAGCCATTAATATGGCAGCACAAAAACCATTGCGAGAACAAGAACGAGAAAATTGGGATTTCTTCTTAAATCTCCCTAACCCAGATAGACGGAATTTAAAGTTAAATCATATTAATCAACAACAGATGCAAGAACCATTATTTGAGTTTTCTGGTGCTTGTGCTGGATGTGGAGAAACACCTTATATTAAACTTGTAACACAATTATTTGGCGATCGCATGATCGTTGCCAACGCCACCGGTTGTTCCTCTATCTATGGTGGTAACTTACCCACCACACCTTGGACAAAAAACGCCGCAGGTAGGGGTCCAGCATGGTCTAACAGTCTATTTGAAGATAACGCCGAATTTGGCTTAGGTTTCCGGGTTTCCATAGACAAACAAGCCGAATTTGCCGCTTATTTACTCCAACAACTTGCACCCCACATAGGTGAAACCTTAGTCTCAGAAATCCTCAACACTGAACAAAAAGACGAATCCGATATTTACTCTCAACGAGAACGAATTGCTATTCTCAAAGGAAAATTAAAAGAAATTATCACCGCAGATGAACACAGATTAACGCAGATGAAAGAGGATTCTATCAGCGTTTATCTGCGTTTATCTGCGTTCAAAAATCTTCAATCCCTCGTTGATTATTTAGTGAAAAAAAGCGTTTGGATCATTGGTGGTGACGGTTGGGCTTATGATATTGGTTATGGTGGATTAGATCATGTAATCGCTAGTGGACGCAACGTTAATATTCTCGTCTTAGACACAGAAGTTTACTCTAATACTGGCGGTCAAATGTCCAAATCTACCCCTAAAGGTGCAGTGGCAAAATTCGCAGCAGGTGGTAAACCTACAACCAAGAAAGACTTAGGTTTAATCGCTATGACCTACGGTAATGTTTATGTTGCTAGTGTAGCAATGGGCGCAAAAGATGAACAAACCCTGAAAACTTTCTTAGAAGCCGAAGCTTACGAAGGTCCATCATTAATTATTGCCTACAGTCATTGTATTGCTCACGGTATCAACATGAGTACAGCCATGCGAAATCAAAAAGCTGCTGTAGACTCTGGACGCTGGTTATTATATCGCTATCACCCCGACCGCATTAAACAGGGAGAAAACCCCTTACAACTCGATTCTCGCACCCCTCACATACCAATAGAAAATTCCATGTACATGGAAAACCGTTTCAAAATGTTAACTAAAATTAACTCAGAAACAGCAAAAGAACTCCTCAAAGAAGCCCAACTCGATGTTAACACCCGTTGGCAAATGTACCAATATTTAGCCGCCAGGAAATTACAATAAAGCTAAATTACGAGTCATACCGTTTCTTTGTGAAAATGCGCCAAATTTTTTGAGATTTTCTGTCTCTGTGTCCTCTGTGCCTCTGTGGTTCATTTAAGTAGGTGAACACAATAAAACCAAACTGTGTAAAGAAACGTAAAATCGCCCAAACCCTCTTCACTCTTGCCTCTTGCCTCTTGCCTTTTGCCTTGCCATAACGACAATTTTCAACGCCAACCTACTTATCTTAATTGAATTAATATCAGGAGTCAGGAGACAGAAAGAAAAAATTACCCATTACCAAATTTATGAACTTAACTACCACATATTTAGGTTTAGAATTAAAATCTCCCCTAATTCCCTCCGCGTCTCCACTTTCCGAAGACATTGATAATATTAAATTAATGGAAGATGCAGGTGCAGGTGCTGTTGTTATGCACTCGCTATTTGAAGAACAATTAAACTTAGAAAAGTCCGCACTTTATCATCATTTAAGCCATGGTACAGAAAGTTTTGCAGAAGCCTTAACCTATTTCCCAAATATTGCTAAATTCCGAGTCGGACCAGAAGAATATTTAGACCATATTCGCAAAGCTAAAGAAAAGGTGGATATTCCCATTATTGCTAGTTTGAATGGT
The DNA window shown above is from Anabaena sp. WA102 and carries:
- the nifJ gene encoding pyruvate:ferredoxin (flavodoxin) oxidoreductase produces the protein MKTFATIDGNEAVAKVVYQLNEVIAIYPITPSSPMAEWSDTWMSEGKPNIWGTVPAVVQLQSEGGVAGAVHGALQTGSLTTTFTASQGLMLMLPNMYKIAGELTPTVFHIAARSLAAQALSIFGDHSDVMAARTTGFAMLCAASVQEAHDFALISTKATLLSRIPYLHFFDGFRTSHEVNKIEILTTEDLQKFIPLDLVIAHRSRALTPDNPVLRGTAQNPDVYFQARETVNSFYLACPDITQQVMDEFAAMTGRQYQLFDYHGHLEAEKIIILMGSGCETVHETVDYLNQQGEKVGIIKVRLYRPFDTQRFINSLPKTTRIIAVLDRTKEPGAIGEPLYIDVVTALAENQLHKIKVVGGRYGLSSKEFTPAMVKAVFDNLDVEKPKNHFTVGINDDVTHNSLTYNPEFNIEADNIVRAIFYGLGADGTVGANKNSIKIIGEETDNFAQGYFVYDSKKSGSVTVSHLRFGFQPIHSTYLITKANFVACHQWDFVEKFPILKDIIPGGTFLLNSHYHKDEIWNKLPAAMQTEIINKNIKFYVINAYKVAREAGMGGHINTVMQVCFFAISGVLPREEAIDQIKKSIRKTYGKKGEELVQMNIQAVDKTLENLYEIRERGTGNREKENIRMSSIPDTAPAFVRNILGKMIVREGDDLPVSALPVDGTYPTGTSKWEKRNIAEEIPVWDADVCIQCGKCVMVCPHSVIRAKVYAPEELENAPTTFKSVNAKEHDWHDLKFTIQVAAEDCTGCGICVDVCPAKNKAEPRKKAINMAAQKPLREQERENWDFFLNLPNPDRRNLKLNHINQQQMQEPLFEFSGACAGCGETPYIKLVTQLFGDRMIVANATGCSSIYGGNLPTTPWTKNAAGRGPAWSNSLFEDNAEFGLGFRVSIDKQAEFAAYLLQQLAPHIGETLVSEILNTEQKDESDIYSQRERIAILKGKLKEIITADEHRLTQMKEDSISVYLRLSAFKNLQSLVDYLVKKSVWIIGGDGWAYDIGYGGLDHVIASGRNVNILVLDTEVYSNTGGQMSKSTPKGAVAKFAAGGKPTTKKDLGLIAMTYGNVYVASVAMGAKDEQTLKTFLEAEAYEGPSLIIAYSHCIAHGINMSTAMRNQKAAVDSGRWLLYRYHPDRIKQGENPLQLDSRTPHIPIENSMYMENRFKMLTKINSETAKELLKEAQLDVNTRWQMYQYLAARKLQ